From Kamptonema formosum PCC 6407, a single genomic window includes:
- a CDS encoding ankyrin repeat domain-containing protein — MVEYKSNPILQFKLENSVREASKGIQALFSAIKISDLEQIKQLLVSGLDLDQKDVKGQTALTLAASIGNSKIIELLISAGAKINPEPEPLVLNPSISVPQLPGGQNLGTLITQALTEAPEEVKNFYDGFISIVDNISDKSDRSSENGIDGQIKISQEAVSEDKDNDYDEDDSDREDCQDDELASTPLEAAVLKGDIDTVRILLQASANPNPSAWYQTPVLVIAAHKGHVEIVQELIAVGANVNRGFDKLPLHTAAEEGHLEIVRLLLDAGAEIEGYEEDNWTALMAASFAGHLQVVQLLVERGADVNAWSQGETPLMLAAKGVYRDIYEFLYPLVSDRIRAIGDRDAEQKMAKTIRRQTREQNKAVEKLIDATMDGNLKKVQNLIASGADVNSIGSCNRTAMSLAIQMGQIPIIQALLDAGANPNLPDETDEGLADNSPLMEAVSTFFATNRPEMVRLLIQRGANVNQQDSQGQTALMHALGYSDIGAIEALIEAGADLNIRDCDGNTALMIAEFRELSKPANIFKQAGASQEGLKEVELIKCVTKGDIKKVKSLLQENVNVNFSVCETTALCQAASQGHLEIARLLIAAGANVNQRASEGYFNPLLYAAYDGNLEIVRVLLEANADIHVRVTDYLNPLEYAELGKLEGHKKGQQFDEVIALLKHYGASKSVEY, encoded by the coding sequence TTGGTTGAGTACAAGTCTAATCCGATACTTCAATTTAAACTGGAGAATAGCGTGAGAGAAGCAAGCAAGGGAATACAAGCATTATTTTCCGCCATTAAAATATCTGATCTTGAACAAATTAAACAACTCCTTGTATCAGGTCTCGATCTCGATCAAAAGGACGTTAAAGGACAGACTGCTTTAACTTTAGCTGCCAGTATTGGCAACTCAAAAATCATAGAGCTACTAATCTCCGCAGGAGCAAAAATTAACCCAGAACCAGAGCCATTAGTCTTAAACCCAAGCATCTCAGTCCCACAACTACCTGGTGGACAGAATCTTGGCACTTTAATTACCCAAGCTTTAACGGAGGCTCCTGAAGAAGTAAAAAATTTTTACGATGGTTTTATTTCTATTGTGGATAATATATCAGATAAATCGGATCGATCTTCAGAGAATGGAATAGATGGTCAGATAAAAATTTCACAAGAAGCGGTGTCTGAAGACAAAGACAACGATTACGATGAAGATGATAGCGATCGAGAAGATTGTCAAGATGATGAGTTAGCAAGTACACCACTTGAAGCAGCAGTTCTAAAGGGTGATATTGATACGGTTAGAATCCTACTTCAGGCTAGCGCAAATCCAAATCCATCCGCCTGGTATCAAACTCCCGTGCTTGTGATTGCTGCCCACAAAGGTCATGTAGAGATTGTGCAAGAGTTGATTGCAGTAGGGGCAAATGTTAATCGTGGGTTTGACAAATTGCCATTGCATACTGCGGCTGAAGAGGGACATCTGGAGATTGTTCGCCTATTACTTGATGCGGGTGCTGAGATTGAAGGATATGAAGAAGACAATTGGACTGCACTAATGGCTGCGTCTTTTGCAGGGCATTTACAAGTTGTTCAACTGTTAGTTGAAAGAGGGGCTGATGTAAATGCCTGGAGCCAGGGAGAAACACCTTTGATGTTGGCAGCTAAGGGCGTTTACCGTGATATATACGAGTTTCTCTATCCTCTGGTTTCCGATCGGATTCGTGCCATAGGCGATCGCGATGCCGAACAAAAAATGGCAAAAACGATCAGAAGACAAACTAGAGAGCAAAATAAAGCCGTTGAAAAGCTAATTGATGCAACTATGGATGGCAATCTTAAAAAGGTTCAAAATTTAATTGCCAGTGGTGCAGATGTTAATAGTATCGGCTCTTGCAATCGCACCGCGATGTCGTTAGCAATTCAAATGGGTCAAATTCCCATCATTCAGGCTTTGTTAGATGCTGGGGCAAATCCCAATTTGCCTGATGAAACCGATGAGGGACTGGCTGACAACTCTCCGTTAATGGAGGCAGTTAGTACGTTTTTTGCTACCAATCGACCTGAGATGGTGCGTCTGCTTATTCAACGAGGAGCGAATGTGAATCAGCAGGATAGTCAAGGGCAGACAGCTTTAATGCACGCCTTGGGATATTCGGATATTGGTGCGATCGAAGCCTTGATCGAAGCTGGTGCAGACTTGAATATACGCGATTGCGATGGTAATACAGCATTGATGATAGCAGAGTTTAGAGAACTATCTAAACCTGCTAATATCTTTAAGCAAGCGGGTGCATCTCAAGAAGGGCTTAAAGAAGTTGAATTGATTAAATGTGTGACAAAGGGTGACATTAAAAAGGTCAAATCTTTGCTTCAAGAAAATGTTAATGTCAATTTTAGTGTATGCGAAACTACAGCTTTATGTCAAGCTGCATCTCAAGGACATCTTGAGATTGCTAGATTGTTAATTGCAGCCGGAGCAAATGTGAATCAAAGGGCAAGTGAAGGATATTTCAATCCACTCCTTTATGCCGCTTATGACGGGAATTTAGAAATTGTTCGGGTCTTGCTAGAAGCAAATGCAGATATTCATGTGAGAGTTACAGATTATTTAAATCCTCTTGAGTACGCAGAGTTGGGAAAATTAGAAGGGCATAAAAAAGGTCAACAATTTGATGAAGTAATAGCCCTTTTAAAGCATTATGGTGCTAGCAAGTCTGTAGAGTATTAA
- a CDS encoding efflux RND transporter periplasmic adaptor subunit gives MDLAKRFHKQPIVSGLLGLLILSLLTVGSYAVYSMAIAKPSSETRRGQKTVTVERLSLPIAVSANGTIQPERSVNVSPKTSGMLKSLLVKEGDRVQQGQLLAYMDDSNLRGQLTQAQGQVASAEANLQKLLNGNRSEDIAVARAQLAEQQANLQKLLNGNRPEDIAAARGQLAEQQANLQKVINGNRSQDIAQARSRLADAQYALRQAGDDLQRNQELYTAGAIALQSLNTSRTTRDRAQTQVKQAEEALALLQAGARPEEIAQARAAVQQRQEALALLEAGSRPEDIAQARAVVQQRQEALALLEAGSRPEDIAQARAQLASAKGSVQTIEALINDTVIRAAFSGIVTRKYADPGAFVTPTTAGSAVSSATSSSILSLASTNQVVANVAETNISQIRLKQEVTIQADAYPGKTFTGQVNQISPQSIVQQNVTSFEVKVGIIDDPQGLLRSGMNANVEFKVGELKDAVVVPTVAIVRQENGTGVFVADENMKPKFTPIVTGITVNDKTEIRSGLKGNEKIFISSPPSSRARRSPSPSSGIPGLQPGPRLR, from the coding sequence ATGGACTTAGCAAAACGCTTTCATAAACAACCTATTGTTTCAGGGCTGCTTGGGCTACTTATCCTGTCATTGCTGACAGTAGGAAGCTATGCCGTTTATAGCATGGCGATCGCTAAACCGAGCAGCGAAACTCGGCGCGGGCAAAAGACTGTCACCGTAGAAAGGCTGAGCCTACCGATCGCAGTTTCCGCTAATGGCACAATTCAACCAGAACGTTCAGTCAATGTCAGCCCGAAAACATCGGGGATGCTTAAAAGTTTACTGGTCAAAGAGGGCGATCGCGTTCAACAAGGGCAATTGCTGGCATACATGGATGACTCCAACCTCCGAGGCCAACTTACCCAAGCTCAAGGACAAGTCGCCTCCGCTGAAGCTAACCTGCAAAAATTGCTCAATGGCAATCGATCGGAGGACATCGCCGTAGCTAGGGCGCAACTAGCAGAACAACAAGCTAACCTGCAAAAATTGCTCAATGGTAATCGACCAGAGGACATTGCCGCAGCTAGAGGGCAACTAGCCGAACAACAAGCTAACCTGCAAAAAGTCATCAATGGTAATCGATCGCAAGACATAGCCCAAGCCAGATCCCGCCTCGCAGATGCTCAATATGCCCTACGCCAAGCAGGAGATGACTTACAAAGAAATCAAGAACTATATACAGCAGGCGCGATCGCACTCCAAAGCTTGAATACTTCCCGTACTACGCGCGATCGCGCCCAAACTCAAGTCAAGCAAGCAGAGGAAGCTTTAGCACTGCTACAAGCAGGTGCCCGCCCCGAAGAAATTGCCCAAGCGCGGGCCGCAGTACAACAAAGACAAGAAGCGTTAGCCTTGCTAGAAGCAGGTTCCCGCCCAGAAGACATCGCCCAAGCACGGGCAGTAGTACAGCAGAGACAGGAAGCGTTAGCCTTGCTAGAAGCAGGTTCCCGCCCAGAAGACATCGCCCAAGCTCGCGCTCAACTTGCCTCTGCTAAAGGTAGCGTCCAAACCATCGAAGCGCTGATTAACGATACTGTAATTCGCGCTGCTTTCAGCGGCATTGTCACCCGTAAATATGCCGATCCCGGTGCTTTTGTGACTCCCACAACCGCAGGTAGTGCTGTTTCCTCAGCGACTTCTTCTTCTATTTTGTCCTTAGCTTCCACAAATCAAGTAGTCGCAAATGTAGCCGAAACTAATATTTCCCAAATCCGGCTTAAGCAAGAGGTGACAATTCAAGCTGATGCCTATCCCGGCAAAACATTTACAGGTCAAGTCAATCAAATCTCACCCCAGTCAATTGTCCAGCAAAACGTCACCAGTTTTGAAGTCAAAGTGGGAATTATTGATGACCCCCAAGGGTTACTCCGCTCTGGAATGAATGCCAATGTAGAGTTTAAAGTCGGGGAACTAAAAGATGCTGTGGTCGTACCGACAGTTGCGATCGTCCGCCAAGAAAATGGCACAGGAGTCTTTGTTGCCGACGAAAATATGAAACCTAAATTCACTCCGATAGTGACTGGAATTACAGTTAATGATAAAACAGAAATTCGCTCTGGATTAAAGGGAAATGAAAAAATTTTTATTAGCTCTCCGCCCAGTTCCAGAGCTCGTCGCTCCCCCAGTCCATCATCAGGTATTCCTGGTTTGCAGCCTGGGCCGCGCTTGCGTTAG
- a CDS encoding ABC transporter permease — MSLHTRDRTRSISTSQILFMATEALWNNKLRTGLTMLGVIIGISSVIAISSVGQGVQKSTEEQLKALGTDVLLVLSGASRTGGINLGSGSATTLTWDDAKAARQAPAIKGITAYLQRQVQVVYSGQNTFTAILGTDLYYPDVKNIHPQEGRFFNEEELNAAKPVVVLGSNVRDQLFGVGANALSSDVRIQGGRYKVIGVMEAKGSVGGTDQDDRVYIPLTNMSARIVGKNALAGVAISGFWLQTNEGDSLDDAQFQVTNLLRLRHNIYPPLPDDFRIINQVEIVNTMSNVVGLFTVMVVAIAGISLVVGGIGIANIMLVSVVERTKEIGIRKAVGATNSAILSQFLAEAVVVSTIGGGIGITLGIAIAFGAATIFKFPFVISLLSVASGFGMSFTVGLLAGVIPARNAALLDPISALRND; from the coding sequence ATGAGTTTGCATACTCGCGATCGCACCCGTTCAATATCAACATCTCAAATATTATTCATGGCGACCGAGGCGCTGTGGAATAATAAATTACGTACTGGTTTAACAATGCTAGGCGTAATTATTGGCATTTCTTCTGTAATTGCCATTTCTTCCGTAGGCCAAGGAGTACAAAAGTCTACTGAGGAACAGTTAAAAGCTTTAGGTACAGATGTGTTATTAGTCCTTTCCGGTGCTTCTCGGACTGGGGGAATTAATCTAGGTAGCGGTTCTGCTACTACTCTTACTTGGGATGATGCTAAAGCAGCTAGACAAGCTCCAGCAATTAAGGGAATTACTGCTTATTTACAACGTCAAGTGCAAGTAGTTTATAGCGGTCAAAATACATTTACTGCAATTTTAGGAACAGATTTATATTATCCCGATGTTAAAAACATTCACCCGCAAGAAGGCCGGTTTTTTAATGAAGAAGAATTGAATGCTGCTAAACCTGTAGTTGTCCTTGGTTCTAATGTTCGAGATCAATTATTTGGAGTTGGTGCTAATGCACTTTCTTCAGATGTCCGCATTCAGGGAGGACGTTACAAGGTAATTGGAGTAATGGAAGCAAAAGGATCTGTAGGTGGTACGGATCAGGATGACAGAGTTTATATTCCCCTTACTAATATGTCGGCTCGGATTGTCGGTAAAAATGCCTTAGCCGGCGTTGCTATTAGTGGGTTTTGGCTACAAACTAATGAGGGAGATAGTTTAGATGATGCTCAATTTCAAGTAACTAATCTCTTGCGCTTGCGCCACAATATTTACCCGCCTCTACCTGATGATTTTAGAATTATAAATCAAGTGGAAATTGTCAATACTATGAGTAATGTGGTAGGTTTATTTACAGTGATGGTGGTTGCGATCGCAGGAATTTCTTTAGTAGTTGGCGGCATTGGTATTGCTAATATTATGCTGGTTTCAGTTGTGGAGCGAACTAAAGAAATTGGGATTCGGAAAGCCGTAGGCGCTACTAATTCAGCAATTTTGAGCCAATTTTTAGCAGAAGCAGTCGTAGTTTCTACCATTGGCGGCGGGATTGGTATTACATTAGGGATTGCGATCGCTTTTGGAGCAGCAACTATTTTTAAGTTTCCCTTTGTAATTTCCTTGTTGTCGGTAGCTTCTGGTTTCGGAATGTCCTTTACAGTTGGGTTATTAGCTGGGGTAATTCCCGCTCGGAATGCAGCTTTATTAGACCCGATTTCTGCTTTGCGGAATGACTAA
- a CDS encoding TMEM175 family protein, whose protein sequence is MQEQNQHQEELNTQRIEASSDGVFAIAITLLILEIRLPHTDATHQSVATALVSLWPSYFAYIFSFVMIGIYWVNHHYIFRIYQKTDHVFNLLNIFFLMCISFLPFPTAVLGEHLLDVKEQKTVIIFYVFGLLLPAASWFLVWLYASSHYRLIDGRLSPHFVNYLTKQYGFSVIFYLFALVVSVFQPVVGIAIAVGLTFLYLLPSKQPVYREPPTL, encoded by the coding sequence ATGCAGGAACAAAATCAACATCAAGAGGAATTGAATACCCAACGCATTGAAGCTTCCAGCGACGGTGTTTTTGCCATTGCCATTACCTTACTGATCTTAGAAATCCGCCTCCCACACACGGATGCTACACATCAGAGTGTGGCTACCGCATTAGTTTCTCTTTGGCCATCTTATTTTGCCTACATTTTTAGCTTTGTAATGATTGGGATCTATTGGGTTAATCATCATTACATTTTTAGAATTTACCAGAAGACAGATCATGTGTTTAATCTGCTTAATATATTCTTCCTAATGTGCATCTCGTTTTTACCTTTTCCAACGGCGGTACTAGGCGAACATTTACTAGATGTGAAGGAGCAAAAAACGGTAATAATATTTTATGTATTTGGGTTATTATTACCAGCCGCATCTTGGTTTTTAGTATGGCTCTACGCTTCCTCTCACTATCGGCTGATTGATGGTCGTCTTAGCCCGCATTTTGTTAATTATCTTACCAAGCAATATGGATTCTCGGTAATTTTTTACTTGTTTGCACTCGTTGTCTCAGTGTTTCAGCCAGTAGTTGGTATTGCGATCGCAGTTGGGTTAACATTTTTGTATTTACTGCCGTCAAAACAACCAGTATATCGAGAGCCACCTACTCTTTAA
- a CDS encoding SDR family oxidoreductase → MTTGKLTDKVALVTGSARGIGRAIALKLAQEGASLVINYAGSTGQAQEVVEAIEAEGGSAIALQGDVSSVADIQRLFDRTIEHFGKIDILVNNAGILTNKKIADFTEAEFDKIFAVNVKGTFFACQQAAQRLADGGRIINFSSSTTLMMLPTYGAYVATKGAVEQLTRVLAKEVGQRGITVNVISPGPIDTTLFREGKTEAQIQYFVQASALGRLGEVQDIADIVAFLASDDSRWITGQNIRANGGII, encoded by the coding sequence ATGACAACAGGGAAATTAACCGACAAGGTGGCGTTAGTGACTGGTTCAGCTAGAGGAATTGGTCGGGCGATCGCACTCAAACTAGCTCAAGAAGGTGCATCACTTGTCATTAATTATGCTGGGAGTACGGGTCAAGCTCAAGAAGTTGTAGAGGCGATTGAAGCAGAAGGCGGGAGTGCGATCGCCCTTCAGGGAGACGTGAGTTCTGTTGCCGATATTCAACGGCTATTCGATCGCACAATTGAACATTTTGGTAAAATTGACATTCTGGTTAATAATGCCGGAATCCTGACTAATAAAAAAATTGCTGACTTTACGGAAGCTGAATTTGACAAGATTTTTGCAGTTAACGTTAAAGGGACTTTTTTCGCTTGCCAACAAGCGGCTCAACGCCTAGCAGATGGGGGACGCATCATTAATTTTTCCTCTTCAACTACTTTGATGATGCTGCCAACTTATGGAGCTTATGTTGCGACTAAGGGAGCAGTTGAACAATTGACGCGGGTACTGGCAAAAGAAGTAGGTCAACGGGGAATTACTGTTAATGTTATTTCTCCCGGGCCAATAGATACTACCCTATTTCGAGAAGGAAAAACCGAAGCCCAAATTCAATATTTTGTGCAAGCGTCAGCACTGGGACGATTGGGAGAAGTGCAAGATATTGCCGATATTGTAGCATTTCTAGCAAGCGATGATTCCCGCTGGATTACCGGACAAAATATTCGGGCTAATGGCGGTATCATCTAA
- a CDS encoding Ycf66 family protein gives MLAYILALAVGLGSCAVYMAAFFFPEVHRKSDFIWSGVGLFYALILWVCAGRITGAVLLGQMASVALLGWFGWQTLTLRRELTPVVQQTPIPNPEIAGKPTDLKAVGGISQVPARLTGLFGKKKDKIPKKPTIVRPPSSVKSESSPSTVAKAPESVNVTSREQEQVGARENAIASFQETETQPSAVPTADAISEATSLVEDVASQLIETGFATTPSEVKVEINIEATVYPDAIPPNSDAFDAEDDFAESTQKPLPSASSTATTKAVKTSGGFGGLLANIKNSLGGLGSFGKGKSKPADTEKKAKSPKPEPPIATSPTVDKLDDILDANLVEIVQEVAVEAPKAQPADTKAEEIAETPLVQTSPKLEDLISPRETNENPGLDSAVEQTQETERSGEIPVVTNPEALTEAVDALEADTPAPPVEIALSQSPPPAEPLESEDSAEKPEEGPSVEVLSAVAPESASVESVAPEIAAVEVSEAEAGDELPLVRPNPPDPKLVEAAKKADESKSKNSDDGLTN, from the coding sequence ATGCTTGCATACATTCTGGCCTTGGCGGTCGGTCTTGGCAGTTGCGCCGTTTACATGGCAGCGTTCTTTTTTCCTGAAGTCCATCGTAAGAGCGACTTCATCTGGAGTGGTGTAGGACTATTCTATGCCTTAATTTTATGGGTTTGTGCGGGACGTATTACTGGTGCTGTCCTGCTGGGTCAAATGGCCAGCGTGGCTCTATTGGGTTGGTTTGGCTGGCAAACTTTGACTTTGCGCCGGGAACTCACCCCGGTGGTTCAGCAAACGCCCATTCCCAATCCAGAAATTGCTGGAAAACCGACAGATTTGAAAGCTGTGGGAGGAATCTCCCAAGTGCCGGCACGACTTACCGGCTTATTTGGCAAAAAGAAAGACAAAATTCCGAAAAAACCGACTATTGTTCGGCCACCAAGCTCAGTTAAATCTGAAAGTTCTCCGTCTACAGTAGCTAAGGCTCCTGAGTCTGTAAATGTTACCAGTCGGGAGCAGGAGCAAGTTGGAGCGCGAGAGAATGCGATCGCATCCTTCCAAGAGACAGAAACTCAACCTTCAGCAGTCCCAACTGCGGATGCAATTTCAGAAGCTACCTCTCTTGTAGAAGATGTCGCCAGTCAATTAATAGAAACTGGCTTTGCTACCACTCCCTCAGAAGTAAAGGTAGAAATTAATATTGAAGCAACTGTATACCCAGATGCGATTCCGCCGAATAGCGACGCATTTGATGCAGAAGACGACTTCGCTGAATCAACCCAAAAACCATTACCCTCTGCTTCATCGACAGCTACCACAAAAGCGGTTAAAACATCTGGTGGATTTGGGGGTTTGTTGGCTAATATCAAAAACAGTTTGGGAGGTTTAGGCAGTTTTGGCAAGGGCAAAAGCAAGCCGGCTGATACGGAAAAGAAAGCTAAATCTCCTAAACCTGAACCTCCAATAGCAACATCTCCGACTGTTGACAAACTCGATGACATTTTAGATGCAAATTTAGTTGAGATCGTCCAAGAAGTAGCAGTAGAAGCGCCAAAGGCACAACCTGCTGATACTAAGGCTGAGGAAATCGCAGAAACTCCTTTAGTGCAAACTAGCCCGAAACTGGAAGATTTAATCTCCCCAAGAGAAACTAATGAAAATCCAGGTTTAGATTCCGCCGTTGAACAAACACAGGAAACGGAGCGATCGGGTGAAATTCCTGTTGTTACAAATCCCGAAGCTCTCACAGAAGCCGTAGACGCACTGGAAGCAGACACCCCAGCCCCACCTGTAGAAATAGCACTTTCTCAGTCGCCTCCCCCTGCTGAGCCTTTAGAGTCAGAAGATTCAGCAGAAAAGCCGGAAGAAGGCCCATCTGTTGAGGTTTTGTCGGCAGTAGCACCGGAAAGTGCTTCAGTGGAATCGGTAGCACCGGAAATCGCTGCGGTAGAGGTATCGGAGGCTGAGGCTGGCGATGAGCTTCCCTTAGTTCGACCCAATCCACCCGATCCCAAGCTTGTGGAAGCTGCGAAAAAAGCTGATGAATCTAAGTCTAAAAATAGTGATGATGGACTTACGAATTAA